In Brevibacillus brevis NBRC 100599, a single genomic region encodes these proteins:
- a CDS encoding tape measure protein, whose protein sequence is MERQGKQTWDSIKSGAKNAATVVGMATAAMGTAAIGLGIKANAGAETAEKSFDILLGSAAAAKNMVLDLKKLAAISPFNFAGLQDAAKIMLGMGFAGEGLIPIMYTLGDAVAATGGTVDEFKGIALAIGQIQSKGKVSAEEINQLAERGVPAWRILAQEMGKSTAEVMKMSERGELFAEKAIPLLFKGLQGRFKGSMQEMSSTFTYTLENIKETGTQMLADLTKPLFLSIREDLYGIQALMEKGTEAKWADEFSGRLLKVYEGTKKIAKNVVDFSSYVIDNWSKIEPIVFGVASAYGALHIAMGVLTIKQLALNAAMYANPIGLIILGVGVLVGYSIWLWNKWDELGEKGKWLAAVLGGPFGVLIGISKEVVNNWDVIKETLSSTWDYIVIRTEEGTNVVIGTANYLINGFNFAFEAIKYGAAVMWNGLVTLTENGVRDMLIPLNAMREMAGMEAIAVNFGAVKSSAAAPTMGDTEYFSPVKFAVERTKRDKNFTGMQDDIASARKEQLDKRKASSEKMERALMANTNALANNTKATDKNTKATLRDNLSPIDLADSLLGRIERHMWST, encoded by the coding sequence TTGGAACGACAGGGTAAGCAGACGTGGGATTCGATTAAATCAGGCGCAAAAAATGCGGCTACCGTAGTTGGAATGGCAACAGCGGCTATGGGTACAGCGGCTATCGGATTAGGGATCAAGGCAAATGCAGGAGCAGAAACCGCGGAGAAATCTTTTGATATCCTCCTCGGATCAGCAGCAGCAGCAAAAAATATGGTTCTTGATTTGAAGAAGCTCGCAGCAATATCACCGTTTAACTTTGCCGGGCTCCAGGACGCCGCCAAAATCATGCTAGGCATGGGGTTTGCAGGCGAGGGATTAATCCCCATTATGTATACGCTGGGTGATGCAGTAGCCGCAACAGGAGGTACGGTTGACGAATTCAAGGGGATCGCCTTAGCTATTGGTCAAATCCAATCAAAAGGCAAGGTAAGTGCGGAAGAGATAAACCAATTGGCCGAACGCGGTGTACCAGCCTGGCGCATATTAGCACAAGAGATGGGCAAATCGACTGCTGAGGTCATGAAGATGAGCGAGAGAGGAGAATTGTTTGCGGAAAAGGCAATTCCCCTCTTGTTCAAGGGCTTACAAGGACGATTCAAGGGCTCCATGCAGGAAATGTCAAGCACCTTCACCTATACACTGGAGAACATCAAGGAAACAGGTACACAGATGCTAGCAGACCTGACCAAGCCTTTGTTCCTTTCAATTAGGGAAGATTTGTATGGCATCCAAGCACTCATGGAAAAAGGCACTGAGGCCAAATGGGCGGACGAGTTCTCTGGAAGGTTATTGAAGGTCTACGAGGGTACGAAAAAGATAGCCAAGAACGTGGTGGATTTCTCGTCCTATGTGATTGATAACTGGTCAAAGATCGAACCAATTGTATTCGGTGTTGCATCCGCCTATGGTGCGCTCCATATCGCGATGGGCGTCCTGACCATAAAACAACTAGCTTTAAATGCAGCCATGTACGCCAACCCTATAGGGCTCATCATATTGGGTGTGGGTGTACTGGTCGGGTATTCAATTTGGCTGTGGAACAAGTGGGATGAACTTGGAGAAAAAGGGAAATGGCTGGCGGCTGTACTTGGCGGTCCTTTTGGGGTCTTAATAGGCATATCCAAAGAAGTAGTGAATAACTGGGACGTTATCAAGGAAACTTTGTCATCAACTTGGGATTACATTGTGATTAGAACTGAGGAAGGCACAAACGTTGTGATAGGCACGGCGAACTACTTGATTAACGGATTTAACTTCGCATTCGAGGCGATCAAGTATGGAGCTGCTGTCATGTGGAATGGTCTAGTGACACTGACAGAAAATGGCGTAAGGGATATGCTTATCCCCTTGAATGCAATGCGAGAAATGGCAGGCATGGAAGCCATAGCTGTCAACTTCGGTGCGGTAAAATCATCTGCCGCAGCTCCAACTATGGGCGATACAGAGTATTTCTCGCCAGTTAAGTTCGCAGTAGAGAGGACAAAGCGAGACAAAAACTTTACAGGTATGCAAGACGACATAGCCAGCGCTCGGAAGGAACAACTGGACAAGCGCAAAGCGAGTAGCGAAAAAATGGAACGCGCATTGATGGCCAACACGAATGCGCTTGCTAATAACACCAAGGCAACAGACAAGAATACAAAGGCGACGTTACGCGATAATTTAAGTCCGATAGATTTAGCAGACAGCTTGCTGGGACGAATTGAGCGTCATATGTGGAGCACATAG
- a CDS encoding XkdQ/YqbQ family protein produces the protein MFQVLLIKNDGQKSHDLTPLVGSISWDSNLSLMSAMSFDVNWSDAKYFPVNPCDLGDVVLLLKDGEEINRGVVVKEGRQGRSAITYTVYDYAWYLGKSKSVYQFNKIPASQAITKILSDFGMLIGNVPDMATPIDDIFLEKSPAEIIETIYKLHERRSGKRYNVEMRQGKIYFEEMKDLLIKGTFKLAENIAPVDVMANPLGADRTRSIEEMRNRVKILIERNEKEKSKPKYEIVAMSQDEELIRKYGLLEDVYKIDAEDAAKAREVSRILLKRLARIHETNSIQLLGDVAFKAGRLLDVTEPVTGMQNRFMITSAKHEVRNQIHTMQLDLALPEDVK, from the coding sequence ATGTTTCAAGTTCTACTAATCAAAAACGACGGTCAGAAAAGCCACGACCTCACGCCCTTGGTGGGCAGTATCTCATGGGACTCGAATCTGTCTCTTATGTCCGCGATGAGTTTTGATGTGAACTGGTCGGATGCGAAATACTTCCCCGTCAATCCATGCGATCTTGGAGACGTTGTGTTGCTTCTCAAAGATGGTGAAGAAATAAACCGTGGTGTGGTCGTGAAAGAAGGGAGACAGGGACGTAGCGCGATTACATACACCGTATATGATTATGCCTGGTATCTTGGTAAGTCAAAGAGCGTGTATCAATTTAACAAAATCCCAGCATCACAAGCCATTACGAAGATTCTCAGTGATTTCGGTATGCTAATCGGCAATGTTCCGGACATGGCCACTCCAATCGACGACATTTTCTTGGAGAAAAGCCCAGCCGAAATTATTGAGACGATTTACAAGCTGCATGAACGACGGAGCGGTAAACGCTACAACGTCGAGATGCGGCAAGGAAAAATCTATTTCGAGGAAATGAAAGATTTGCTCATCAAAGGCACCTTCAAGCTGGCTGAGAACATCGCACCTGTGGACGTCATGGCAAACCCATTAGGTGCGGATCGCACGAGATCCATTGAGGAAATGCGAAACCGCGTGAAAATCCTTATCGAGCGAAACGAGAAAGAAAAGTCAAAGCCCAAGTATGAGATCGTGGCGATGTCCCAGGACGAGGAACTGATACGAAAATACGGTTTGCTAGAAGACGTGTATAAGATCGATGCAGAGGACGCGGCAAAGGCTCGGGAAGTCTCTCGAATTCTGTTGAAGCGCCTGGCACGAATCCATGAGACAAACAGTATCCAGCTATTGGGTGACGTTGCTTTTAAAGCAGGCCGTCTGCTCGATGTAACGGAGCCAGTCACTGGTATGCAAAATCGATTTATGATTACCAGCGCCAAGCATGAAGTAAGGAATCAAATTCATACGATGCAACTGGATTTGGCTTTACCCGAGGACGTTAAATAG
- a CDS encoding DUF2577 domain-containing protein yields MSSIDRLAEMFVKMHNENRNPPSTAPRVGTVVSVTPLKIQYGDSIILERRHLIIGESLMPGYKRTIELTDLLMSGQDEKCPATISFYRNGGSIQERITKLAVPITDNLDSPENKIKATITYTDGLKVGDQVILQPDESLKLWFVKDRVWKEPDE; encoded by the coding sequence GTGAGCAGCATTGATCGACTCGCTGAAATGTTTGTAAAGATGCACAACGAGAACCGTAACCCGCCGAGTACAGCTCCACGGGTCGGGACGGTTGTTTCTGTAACGCCTCTCAAAATTCAATATGGTGACAGCATTATCTTAGAGAGGCGGCACCTGATTATTGGCGAAAGTCTTATGCCCGGCTACAAGCGTACCATCGAATTAACGGACCTGCTGATGTCCGGACAGGATGAGAAGTGCCCAGCAACGATTTCATTTTATCGAAATGGTGGAAGTATACAGGAGCGCATCACAAAGCTGGCTGTCCCTATCACGGACAATCTCGATAGTCCAGAAAATAAGATCAAGGCAACCATCACGTATACCGATGGGCTGAAAGTAGGCGATCAAGTTATTTTGCAGCCAGACGAATCACTGAAACTGTGGTTTGTCAAAGATCGTGTATGGAAGGAGCCGGATGAATGA
- a CDS encoding DUF2634 domain-containing protein, with amino-acid sequence MSLPQITQLKLPETHITQQTKPKNVHKTFLWDFDAGDFVLKDGKLIEVTGLEYLKVWIEKTLRTVKNSLIYQGTGYGSEHHVLIGQNFHPDFSKAEYERMIREALLQNDAITRVDGFSFSHEGSRLVIGFEVSSIYGTLEKAVLI; translated from the coding sequence ATGAGTTTACCTCAGATCACTCAACTAAAATTGCCAGAAACTCATATCACCCAGCAGACAAAGCCCAAGAACGTACACAAAACGTTCTTATGGGATTTCGATGCGGGTGATTTTGTTTTAAAAGACGGGAAACTGATCGAGGTAACGGGTCTGGAATACTTGAAGGTCTGGATAGAGAAAACACTTCGAACCGTTAAAAACAGTTTGATCTACCAGGGAACAGGCTACGGCAGCGAGCATCATGTACTGATTGGACAGAACTTCCATCCCGACTTTTCCAAGGCTGAGTATGAGCGAATGATACGAGAGGCGTTGTTACAAAATGATGCCATTACGCGGGTGGATGGCTTTTCGTTTTCGCACGAAGGCTCTCGGTTAGTAATCGGTTTTGAAGTATCAAGCATTTACGGCACGCTAGAAAAGGCGGTGTTGATTTAG
- a CDS encoding baseplate J/gp47 family protein, with protein sequence MAFKEEHLAMLLAAVPDKYDKLPGSFIFDALAPVAEKMAKQDDRIEEVEDKLSIDNLSGAELTQRVRERTGQERRAGTRSKGSVTVTGTGTIRIGDLFETPSGTQFRSTESKDITSSGMVMIEALIEGPSGNVPANTITLFPVTLSGFTAVTNPSSTSDGFAEESDTDLRKRYYEHIRTPASSGNKAHFRNWAKEVAGVGDARVIPLWAGNNTVKVVIIDSDRKPASNNIVAAVQKYIDPGANGKGEGAAPIGAFATVASATGVTIEIRVTAVLNPGFSQQQAIDGITSKMTHYLRDAAFVETLVSYAKVGALILDTDAVADYTGLTINGGTSNILIGNTEVAVLGTVSVNV encoded by the coding sequence GTGGCATTCAAAGAAGAACATCTCGCTATGTTATTGGCAGCAGTACCGGACAAATATGACAAACTCCCCGGGAGCTTTATCTTTGATGCACTTGCCCCTGTAGCCGAAAAGATGGCCAAACAAGATGACAGGATTGAGGAAGTCGAAGACAAACTTAGTATCGATAATTTGTCAGGAGCCGAATTGACACAACGGGTTAGGGAAAGGACGGGACAGGAACGTAGGGCGGGCACTCGCTCCAAAGGAAGTGTTACTGTCACAGGGACAGGTACGATCCGGATAGGAGACTTGTTCGAGACACCAAGCGGCACACAGTTTCGATCTACGGAATCAAAGGATATTACAAGTAGCGGGATGGTCATGATTGAAGCATTGATAGAAGGGCCTTCTGGAAATGTACCTGCCAACACCATCACGTTGTTTCCGGTCACATTGTCAGGGTTTACTGCTGTCACAAATCCGAGTTCCACATCAGACGGTTTTGCAGAAGAATCAGACACAGACCTACGGAAAAGGTACTACGAGCACATTCGTACACCTGCATCGAGCGGGAACAAGGCTCATTTTCGCAATTGGGCAAAGGAAGTGGCGGGTGTCGGTGATGCACGAGTCATACCGTTGTGGGCAGGAAATAACACAGTGAAAGTGGTCATTATTGATAGTGACCGAAAACCTGCAAGCAATAATATCGTCGCTGCGGTGCAGAAGTACATCGACCCAGGTGCGAATGGAAAAGGAGAAGGAGCTGCTCCAATAGGAGCGTTTGCTACGGTGGCCAGCGCAACGGGTGTGACAATCGAAATACGAGTCACCGCTGTTTTAAATCCTGGATTCTCACAACAACAGGCTATAGACGGAATCACTTCAAAAATGACCCATTATCTAAGGGATGCTGCTTTTGTCGAGACGTTGGTTAGTTATGCAAAAGTAGGAGCTCTCATATTGGACACAGATGCCGTGGCGGACTATACGGGCCTCACCATCAACGGCGGAACGTCCAATATTCTTATCGGTAACACGGAAGTAGCGGTCTTAGGGACGGTGAGTGTAAATGTCTAA
- a CDS encoding putative phage tail protein, which translates to MSKANEMLKRLQPHQRNSSTFRVIFEADAKQLDKQEAKIIDLQQQLSVDTATWALDYYEKELGLAANKHKQISERRAAIKSKMRSQGKVSLALLQAILDAYTDGQGTVTYDGSLRFIIRKLDGLKLSDIRAAIEETKPAYIGAEFLLSPEAPTIIIKLRNASFQVDYFVCNTFYPNEIVVNAPTLPVFVVPGMPMFTATE; encoded by the coding sequence ATGTCTAAGGCAAATGAGATGCTGAAGCGCCTACAACCTCATCAACGTAACTCCTCCACATTTCGGGTGATTTTCGAAGCAGACGCTAAACAATTAGACAAGCAGGAAGCCAAGATTATCGATCTACAACAACAGTTGTCGGTAGATACAGCAACCTGGGCACTGGACTATTACGAAAAGGAGCTCGGACTAGCCGCCAATAAACATAAACAAATTTCCGAACGCCGGGCTGCCATCAAGTCGAAAATGCGGAGCCAGGGCAAAGTATCCTTGGCACTCTTGCAAGCGATTCTTGATGCATATACAGATGGTCAAGGAACAGTCACCTATGATGGATCACTTCGGTTTATTATTCGAAAACTGGATGGCCTCAAACTGTCTGATATCCGAGCGGCCATCGAAGAAACAAAGCCAGCTTATATCGGTGCAGAATTCTTGCTCTCTCCAGAAGCTCCGACCATCATTATAAAGTTGCGGAATGCTTCTTTCCAAGTGGACTACTTTGTGTGCAATACTTTTTATCCAAATGAAATTGTGGTGAATGCCCCGACCTTGCCTGTCTTTGTTGTACCAGGAATGCCGATGTTTACAGCCACGGAATAA
- a CDS encoding polysaccharide deacetylase family protein, whose protein sequence is MAWSSPATDKKNKDLILAQVRDFKKGRLVEPFSDTNSWLKAYGGGSVSFNNGKLQITSTGTSIAARRNVLLNLSGAKTLKIRFYVDNLTDIYEFQLYLAHDTGYAEFLGYTVRGWRMAQGWNEHIIDVSKLEPVGAASLTRDIVSMQIRIKSNDNTTASIIFDSIIRDESQRGKVIFMFDDGWSSQYTEAFKYMGKYNLPGVIAVIPSHVGWSGYCTLQQLKEMYAYGWDMANHTMNHTTLKDLKDTAEIEKEVTDAEKWLNANGFPRASNILAYPYGAYDARVLQVMQSRRAGRTVQEDTATTPPPDKRTIKIRNVEHTITPATLKGHIDDAAKVGGVCLFMFHKIVSGEASSSIEYNVSNFQEVVDYAYSRRNDIDTVTMSEWLDSCGL, encoded by the coding sequence ATGGCATGGTCTAGTCCTGCAACAGACAAGAAAAACAAAGACTTGATATTAGCTCAAGTCCGGGACTTCAAGAAAGGCAGACTTGTGGAGCCATTTAGTGATACAAATTCCTGGCTAAAAGCATACGGCGGCGGATCAGTGTCATTTAACAATGGCAAGCTGCAAATCACTTCGACAGGCACATCGATTGCCGCACGCCGAAACGTCCTCTTAAACTTGTCAGGTGCAAAGACCTTGAAGATTAGATTCTATGTAGACAATTTGACTGACATCTACGAGTTCCAGCTCTATTTGGCTCATGATACTGGCTATGCCGAATTTTTGGGCTACACCGTGCGAGGATGGCGGATGGCGCAGGGGTGGAATGAGCATATCATCGACGTCAGCAAGCTGGAGCCCGTTGGAGCCGCAAGCCTTACCCGGGATATCGTCTCTATGCAAATCCGGATTAAGTCCAACGATAACACTACGGCTTCGATCATTTTTGATTCGATCATTCGAGATGAATCGCAGCGCGGTAAGGTAATTTTCATGTTTGACGATGGTTGGTCTTCACAGTACACCGAAGCGTTCAAGTACATGGGAAAATATAATCTACCAGGTGTCATTGCCGTCATTCCGTCGCACGTAGGGTGGTCTGGCTATTGCACGCTACAACAGCTAAAAGAAATGTACGCTTATGGCTGGGACATGGCCAACCATACGATGAACCACACGACGCTCAAAGACCTGAAAGATACTGCGGAAATCGAGAAAGAGGTAACGGACGCTGAAAAATGGCTGAATGCAAACGGATTTCCTCGAGCATCGAATATTTTGGCGTATCCATATGGCGCGTATGACGCAAGGGTGCTGCAAGTGATGCAATCTCGCAGAGCGGGTCGCACTGTCCAAGAGGATACAGCGACCACACCGCCACCGGATAAACGGACGATCAAGATTCGGAATGTTGAGCATACGATTACACCCGCCACACTAAAAGGTCACATTGATGATGCGGCAAAGGTTGGGGGCGTATGTTTGTTCATGTTCCACAAGATCGTTAGTGGTGAAGCCTCGTCCAGTATCGAGTACAACGTAAGCAACTTCCAAGAGGTTGTTGATTACGCATATTCCCGGCGAAATGACATCGATACAGTGACAATGAGCGAATGGCTGGACAGTTGTGGGTTGTAA
- a CDS encoding hemolysin XhlA family protein has translation MSNNEMQVLSDIRERIVRVETKLDSMTDVRVTAEEAKEKANEALQYGKSAHHRLNEVADNQKWLWRTVIGALIAGAIALLWKGMN, from the coding sequence ATGTCAAACAATGAGATGCAGGTACTATCTGATATCAGAGAGCGGATTGTCCGAGTAGAGACAAAACTGGACTCTATGACTGATGTTCGTGTTACAGCGGAAGAGGCGAAAGAGAAAGCGAATGAAGCACTACAATACGGGAAATCAGCACATCATCGATTGAATGAAGTTGCTGATAATCAAAAATGGCTCTGGCGTACGGTAATTGGTGCGCTGATTGCTGGAGCAATAGCGTTGCTGTGGAAGGGGATGAACTAA
- a CDS encoding phage holin family protein, with amino-acid sequence MKETDLLALVSQYLLDEILIVVVALLLIGTMLKKTPRVADWLIPWLLTVSGVGLAWGVMGAISVQATIQGILAAGIATLGHQLWKQTFVKREGDQ; translated from the coding sequence ATGAAAGAAACGGACCTGTTGGCATTGGTCAGCCAATACCTACTGGATGAAATTTTGATTGTTGTAGTCGCACTGTTGTTGATTGGAACGATGCTCAAGAAAACGCCACGGGTAGCTGACTGGTTAATTCCTTGGCTTTTGACTGTAAGCGGTGTTGGACTAGCTTGGGGAGTGATGGGAGCAATAAGTGTGCAAGCGACGATTCAGGGCATTCTCGCTGCTGGGATCGCAACACTGGGGCACCAGTTGTGGAAGCAGACATTTGTAAAAAGGGAAGGTGATCAATAA
- a CDS encoding glycoside hydrolase family 73 protein, with the protein MTQQEFIAKIAPAAVADMKKTRVPASLTIAQAILESNWGKSGLTINANNLFGIKGTGTAGSVNMPTTEYVGSTPIKTSAEFRKYNNLAESIADHSALILNGTRDKPTRYHGVLGADYKIACQKIKEGGYATDPTYPQKLINLIETYNLHQYDVDKSGNSVDKKQPELKLELEQWEREAGLKAIDSLAAKGLLNDPAVWKQRLADDPAGMLTELPWLMFTLLDRMMNR; encoded by the coding sequence ATGACCCAGCAAGAGTTTATCGCAAAAATCGCGCCTGCAGCTGTTGCCGATATGAAAAAGACACGGGTACCAGCCTCGCTGACCATTGCCCAGGCGATCTTGGAAAGCAATTGGGGAAAAAGTGGATTAACCATCAATGCCAACAACCTGTTTGGTATCAAAGGAACCGGCACCGCGGGCAGCGTTAACATGCCGACTACGGAGTATGTAGGATCGACCCCAATTAAAACAAGCGCGGAATTCCGGAAATACAATAACTTGGCCGAATCGATTGCCGATCACTCAGCCCTTATCCTGAACGGTACAAGGGACAAACCTACTCGATACCATGGCGTCCTTGGGGCTGATTACAAGATAGCCTGCCAGAAGATCAAAGAAGGCGGGTATGCGACTGATCCGACCTATCCACAGAAACTGATCAACTTGATCGAAACGTATAACCTTCACCAGTATGATGTCGATAAGTCTGGCAACTCTGTGGATAAGAAACAACCAGAATTAAAGCTGGAGCTGGAGCAATGGGAACGAGAAGCTGGCTTGAAGGCGATTGACAGCCTTGCTGCCAAGGGACTGTTAAATGATCCTGCTGTTTGGAAGCAGCGTTTAGCTGACGATCCAGCAGGTATGTTGACTGAATTGCCCTGGCTTATGTTTACACTTTTAGATCGTATGATGAATAGATAA
- a CDS encoding aspartyl-phosphate phosphatase Spo0E family protein: protein MNTIGAIAHEKGVPSHCQVNGTPTGGAARAPINKCITQSLDREGGTYHDIEHLKNIVEQLREQLEQLYLEKNDLLDDEVVELSQKLDQYILLIQSKMMLKNRN from the coding sequence GTGAATACCATAGGAGCTATTGCACACGAAAAGGGCGTTCCATCCCATTGCCAGGTAAACGGAACGCCCACAGGAGGAGCAGCTAGAGCTCCTATAAATAAATGTATCACGCAATCCTTAGATCGGGAAGGAGGAACTTATCACGATATAGAGCACTTGAAAAACATTGTGGAACAATTGCGTGAACAACTGGAGCAACTATATTTAGAGAAGAATGATTTGTTGGACGATGAAGTCGTAGAATTAAGCCAGAAATTAGATCAGTACATTCTGCTAATTCAATCAAAAATGATGCTAAAAAATAGAAACTAA
- a CDS encoding helix-turn-helix domain-containing protein, which yields MGQGKTVQRSLRSEVEHHLKERGYTLTKLGEITGINQGVLSDIFNRTPSRAMTIGHLDALAVAFNQAPGWLYDLYVTECIVEGKVSRSRVVPYLVRCAEIGRQDCIELIVPILLDNQKNLSILFSVAEKLFTNGKRQESIPFYQLVIESEKDSHCDRFVMSQYRLFRAVQGGADSEKKWKAVICFHPYRNRLPENYQLDALLQLANVCFTLHNWKEVERYADELKELATVIYNEEIQRWEIDGVRGILETECHLVVYYGQGFLLKGLALQLQERYEEAISYVQAYAELGWFEFRDDLAEMEIEKFRGWAKANNYTLNLLMGRTELLSEYVNHLANNPPEILAGMFTIMETANRFGLSVDDIVERFSKEIACFQDYKDPFSLTRHLHFRYHLAIYQLDKGRVAEGITETLRCLALASKMMEQEKFQSCVAMFWKYRHSASDQQIDEFQNILEGRNK from the coding sequence ATGGGGCAAGGCAAGACAGTTCAACGATCGTTACGTTCAGAAGTTGAGCATCACCTAAAAGAGCGTGGTTACACACTGACTAAACTTGGCGAGATAACAGGTATTAATCAGGGAGTACTGAGCGATATTTTTAATCGAACTCCTTCTCGGGCTATGACGATTGGTCATCTGGATGCACTTGCTGTAGCTTTTAATCAAGCCCCTGGATGGCTTTATGATCTGTATGTAACGGAATGTATCGTCGAGGGAAAAGTGTCTCGTTCACGAGTTGTTCCCTATCTGGTTCGATGTGCAGAAATAGGCAGGCAGGATTGTATCGAGTTAATTGTCCCTATACTTTTGGATAATCAGAAAAACCTGTCCATCCTGTTTTCCGTGGCTGAGAAGCTTTTTACAAATGGGAAGCGACAGGAGTCAATCCCGTTTTATCAACTTGTTATTGAATCGGAAAAAGACAGCCATTGTGATCGTTTTGTAATGTCTCAGTATAGGCTTTTCCGTGCAGTGCAAGGGGGAGCTGATTCAGAGAAAAAGTGGAAGGCTGTCATCTGTTTTCACCCTTATCGAAACAGGTTGCCTGAAAATTATCAATTAGATGCGTTACTACAATTAGCAAATGTGTGCTTTACGCTCCATAACTGGAAGGAGGTAGAGCGATATGCAGATGAACTAAAAGAGTTAGCAACCGTGATCTATAATGAAGAAATACAAAGATGGGAAATTGATGGAGTGAGGGGAATACTTGAAACAGAGTGCCATCTTGTCGTGTATTATGGACAGGGCTTCTTACTAAAGGGACTCGCTTTACAATTACAAGAGCGGTATGAAGAAGCCATTTCTTATGTACAAGCGTATGCTGAGCTGGGCTGGTTTGAATTCCGTGATGATCTAGCTGAAATGGAAATTGAAAAGTTTCGTGGATGGGCGAAAGCGAATAATTACACTCTGAATTTATTAATGGGGCGTACAGAGTTACTTTCTGAGTATGTTAATCATCTTGCTAATAACCCACCTGAAATTTTAGCGGGTATGTTTACCATTATGGAGACAGCCAATCGATTCGGACTATCTGTAGATGACATTGTGGAGCGTTTTTCTAAGGAAATTGCTTGCTTTCAAGATTATAAAGACCCTTTTAGTCTTACCCGCCATCTTCATTTTCGGTATCATTTGGCGATATATCAGCTCGATAAGGGGCGAGTTGCAGAAGGTATTACAGAAACACTACGCTGCCTTGCGTTAGCGAGTAAGATGATGGAGCAGGAAAAGTTCCAAAGCTGTGTCGCTATGTTCTGGAAATATAGACATAGTGCTTCTGACCAGCAGATAGATGAATTCCAAAACATTTTGGAAGGGAGAAATAAATAA